A stretch of DNA from Cryptomeria japonica chromosome 4, Sugi_1.0, whole genome shotgun sequence:
ATGCCACTATACATGATAATTCAAGAAACAGTTGGAACAGGTAAATCATATCTGATTCATGCAATTCGTCAAACTCTTAATGATGCATCAGGATCACAACGTTCTCCCTTATTATTACTAGCACCGATTGGAGTTGCGGCATTTAACATTGGTGCATCAACAATTCATTCAACTCTACGAATACCTATTGCAGATTTTGTTGAATTAGAAGGCACAAGACTCACAAGTCTCCAAGAAGAAATTcaacatattaaatatatattgatTGACGAAATGAGTTTTATTGGACAAAATTTGTTACAAAATATTGATTCAAGACTATGTCAATCttttcctgaaaaatcaaacatgAGTTTTGGTGGAAGATCAATCATTTTGGTAGGAGATTTGGGACAACTACCTCCTATTAGTGACAAACCACCTTATGATAGTAATGTGCGTGCAAAATTATTATGGCAAGAGTTTAAGACAGTTGTTACTTTGGATAAGGTGTTTAGACAAGATGAAGAAACTGAAGACCAACAAAGGTTTCGCCAATTACTCACAAATATTAGAGATGCACATCCAAATATAGATGATTGGAAATTATTGATGACAAGAATAGATGCTTCATTACATCCAACAATTAAGGAGGAGTTTGATAATAATATTCATCTATTTGCAACAAATGACAATGTGCATAACCATAATAGAAAAAAGTTATATGCATTAAGAAGACCAATAGCCCGAAGCATTGCAAGTAAAGAAGGCAGTACTAATCCAGTAGGAGGTCAAAATGATGAGTTAGATGTTGAATTATTAATTTCTAAGGATGCAAGGGTCATGTTAACATCTAATTTATGGATAGAAGCGGGTCTTGTGAATGGAGCTTTAGAATACATCCGAAATATCATATACAAACCTGGATGTGCCCCACCAGATCCACCAACATATGTTAtggttgaatttgacaattattttggACTTCCTTTTGAAGATGCATCTCCTAATTTGATTCCTGTTTCACCAATACAAAGGGGTCGTACATGTCAATTGCCACTACGATTGGCTTGGGCACTAACAATCCATAAATCACAAGGATTGACTCTTTCAAAGGCAACAATTGACATAGGACCAAGAGAAAGGGCAGGATTAACATTTGTTGCTATATCACGTGTTAAGGCCTTGGATGGAATTAGAATCTCACCACCATTTTCATATGATCGTTATGAAAAAATGAAGACAGGAAAGCAACTTGCCAAAAGGAAAGCAGAGGAAGAAAGACTCAAATC
This window harbors:
- the LOC131070946 gene encoding uncharacterized protein LOC131070946; this encodes MRLANIENPDEAASRAYRRLLTETLIERDIGAQETCHMLLELPLVESSRVFVTLNVSREVFKPVITNEENDDERHLKHFIEGYMDRPYAMESVTLIDVARSWTYNSKRKRDNKWEARTIAAIVRVDIGLDDNIVISNWESLNYNPWHLERRIITNETEHHNDSEDDDDLPNNQNTIEHEWEIISRLHRGQIMDVTEIDMLGRRDIDKQNPWSAKYQGDDYTNKAINFINTMKENGLLIPDDMMSSISYGTLGAKQKKALDIIMSHYNQDDNAMPLYMIIQETVGTGKSYLIHAIRQTLNDASGSQRSPLLLLAPIGVAAFNIGASTIHSTLRIPIADFVELEGTRLTSLQEEIQHIKYILIDEMSFIGQNLLQNIDSRLCQSFPEKSNMSFGGRSIILVGDLGQLPPISDKPPYDSNVRAKLLWQEFKTVVTLDKVFRQDEETEDQQRFRQLLTNIRDAHPNIDDWKLLMTRIDASLHPTIKEEFDNNIHLFATNDNVHNHNRKKLYALRRPIARSIASKEGSTNPVGGQNDELDVELLISKDARVMLTSNLWIEAGLVNGALEYIRNIIYKPGCAPPDPPTYVMVEFDNYFGLPFEDASPNLIPVSPIQRGRTCQLPLRLAWALTIHKSQGLTLSKATIDIGPRERAGLTFVAISRVKALDGIRISPPFSYDRYEKMKTGKQLAKRKAEEERLKSLET